From Paenibacillus graminis, a single genomic window includes:
- a CDS encoding ABC transporter ATP-binding protein encodes MTQSAKAVLLDVKEASRSFGGLKALSEVSLHIGKGELIGLIGPNGAGKTTLFNLLTGVYPPSTGSIILNNESIGGMKPYKINHKGAARTFQNIRLFTSMTVLENVKIAFHQHARHSLFTSMLRLPKHFRGEDEITQKAMDILKIFNLADQCGEVASNLSYGNQRRLEIARALAAGPRLLLLDEPAAGMNPNETRDLMNLIAWIRKEFDLTILLIEHDMSLVMGVCDRIYVLDRGMLIANGTPSEIRSNPKVIEAYLGQEA; translated from the coding sequence ATGACGCAATCAGCGAAAGCAGTGCTCCTTGATGTTAAGGAGGCCAGCCGCTCTTTTGGCGGACTTAAAGCCCTTAGCGAAGTTTCCCTTCATATCGGCAAAGGTGAGCTTATCGGTCTGATCGGACCCAACGGTGCAGGCAAAACAACACTGTTCAACCTGCTGACCGGAGTTTACCCGCCCTCTACAGGCAGCATCATCCTTAACAATGAGTCGATCGGCGGCATGAAGCCCTACAAGATTAACCATAAAGGGGCGGCGCGCACGTTTCAGAACATCCGGCTGTTTACATCCATGACCGTGCTGGAAAATGTCAAAATTGCCTTCCACCAACATGCCAGGCACTCTCTGTTCACCTCGATGCTCCGGCTGCCGAAGCACTTCAGGGGAGAAGATGAAATCACACAAAAGGCTATGGATATCCTGAAAATATTTAATCTGGCCGATCAATGCGGTGAGGTTGCCAGCAATCTCAGCTACGGGAACCAGCGCCGTCTTGAGATTGCGCGGGCTCTGGCCGCAGGTCCGAGGCTGCTGCTCCTGGATGAACCGGCAGCGGGTATGAACCCGAATGAAACGCGTGATCTGATGAATCTGATTGCCTGGATCCGTAAGGAATTCGATCTTACAATTCTCCTGATTGAACATGATATGTCTCTGGTCATGGGCGTTTGCGACCGGATCTATGTGCTGGACCGCGGCATGCTGATTGCGAATGGCACACCCTCGGAGATCCGGAGCAATCCGAAGGTCATCGAAGCGTATTTGGGACAGGAGGCGTAA
- a CDS encoding ABC transporter ATP-binding protein, which translates to MLKVQGINVYYGAIHALKDLSIEVKQGEIVTLIGANGAGKSTLLKTLSGLLKPKTGSIEFLDKSITNQSVQSVVKQGLIHCPEGRRVFANMSVEENLELGAYLQNPSSLAADFERIYNTFPRLLERKKQQAGTLSGGEQQMLAMGRALMGHPKLLLLDEPSMGLAPLLVQDIFTIVKEVNAAGTTVLLVEQNAHQALKIAHRAYVLETGRVVLEGGAKELADSEEIKMAYLGH; encoded by the coding sequence ATGCTCAAAGTTCAGGGAATCAACGTTTATTATGGAGCCATTCATGCTCTGAAAGACCTCAGTATTGAAGTGAAGCAAGGGGAGATCGTGACCTTAATCGGTGCCAACGGCGCCGGCAAGTCAACACTGCTCAAAACGCTATCCGGCTTGCTGAAGCCAAAAACAGGCAGTATTGAATTTCTGGATAAATCCATTACCAACCAGAGTGTCCAGTCGGTTGTGAAGCAGGGGTTGATTCATTGCCCGGAGGGGCGGCGCGTATTCGCCAATATGTCGGTAGAAGAAAATCTCGAGCTTGGCGCTTACCTGCAGAATCCGTCCAGTCTGGCGGCTGACTTCGAGAGAATCTACAATACCTTTCCGCGACTTCTGGAACGCAAGAAGCAGCAGGCCGGAACGCTGTCCGGCGGCGAACAGCAGATGCTTGCCATGGGCCGTGCGCTTATGGGGCACCCCAAGCTGCTGCTGCTGGATGAACCGTCCATGGGGCTTGCCCCGCTCCTGGTTCAGGACATTTTCACAATCGTCAAAGAAGTCAACGCTGCCGGCACAACCGTACTGCTTGTGGAGCAGAATGCGCATCAGGCCCTCAAAATCGCCCACCGCGCTTATGTGCTGGAGACTGGCAGAGTGGTGCTGGAAGGCGGCGCCAAGGAGCTGGCGGATTCTGAAGAGATAAAAATGGCTTACCTCGGACACTAG
- a CDS encoding ABC transporter substrate-binding protein, with protein MKKIGAIILSAVLTAVLASGCGNNKTENSGNSASGGNTAGDTIKIGADLELTGGQASFGDSASKGAKLAVQQINDAGGILGKKLELVVADNASKSEEATQVAQKLITTDKAVTIIGASTSTNTLGIVPVATEKEIPLVSVGATNPKVTVDERTGKVNDWVFRAAFIDPFQGQVMANFALDSLKAKTAVIYTDTSSDYSKGLQKFFEETFKSKGGEVLSQESYQQKDSDFKAVLTRIKAANPDVIYLPGYYEEVGKILKQARGMGITAPFLGGDGWDSPQLAEIAGADALNDTYMSNHYSPEDTAAEVTSFVDAYKAANGGAVPDGMAALGYDALKLVADAITRAGEADPAKIKDALAATKDLQLATGKITLNETHDPVKAAVVLKFVGGKQTFETKVNP; from the coding sequence ATGAAGAAAATTGGGGCCATTATTTTGTCGGCGGTACTGACAGCAGTATTAGCATCGGGCTGCGGCAACAACAAGACAGAGAACAGCGGCAACTCTGCAAGCGGCGGCAACACTGCCGGGGACACAATCAAAATCGGTGCTGACCTTGAGCTCACAGGCGGCCAGGCTTCTTTCGGCGACTCCGCATCAAAGGGCGCGAAGCTGGCTGTCCAGCAGATTAACGACGCAGGCGGTATTCTTGGCAAGAAGCTCGAACTGGTTGTAGCTGATAATGCCTCCAAATCCGAGGAAGCGACACAGGTTGCCCAAAAATTGATTACAACAGATAAGGCGGTTACCATTATTGGTGCTTCCACATCAACCAACACATTGGGGATTGTTCCAGTAGCCACCGAAAAAGAAATTCCACTCGTCTCAGTGGGTGCTACCAACCCTAAGGTTACCGTGGACGAACGCACGGGCAAAGTGAATGATTGGGTATTCCGCGCTGCCTTCATCGATCCATTCCAAGGCCAGGTAATGGCTAACTTTGCCCTGGATTCCCTGAAAGCCAAAACTGCAGTAATCTATACTGATACGTCGAGTGACTACTCGAAAGGTCTGCAGAAATTCTTTGAAGAAACCTTTAAATCCAAAGGCGGAGAAGTGCTGAGCCAAGAGTCTTACCAACAAAAAGATTCGGACTTCAAAGCCGTACTGACCCGTATCAAAGCCGCCAATCCGGATGTTATTTACCTGCCCGGGTATTATGAAGAAGTGGGTAAAATCCTGAAACAGGCACGTGGGATGGGCATCACTGCCCCATTCCTGGGCGGAGATGGCTGGGATTCTCCTCAGCTGGCTGAAATCGCCGGTGCAGATGCGCTGAATGACACGTATATGTCCAATCACTATTCGCCGGAAGATACAGCTGCTGAAGTTACCAGCTTCGTAGATGCCTACAAAGCCGCTAATGGCGGAGCAGTGCCTGACGGCATGGCCGCGCTGGGTTATGATGCACTCAAGCTGGTTGCCGATGCAATTACCCGTGCCGGAGAAGCAGACCCTGCCAAGATCAAGGATGCTCTGGCGGCAACCAAAGACCTGCAGCTGGCTACCGGTAAAATTACGCTGAATGAAACGCATGACCCGGTAAAAGCGGCTGTTGTGCTGAAATTCGTCGGCGGCAAGCAAACGTTCGAAACGAAGGTTAATCCTTAA
- the ald gene encoding alanine dehydrogenase, with translation MIVGVPREIKNNENRVAITPAGVEALRKAGHEVFIEQLAGSGSGFDDSEYLNKGAAIVESAAEVWSKSDMIIKVKEPLPEEYGYFRKGLILFTYLHLAPEAGLTAALVESGVTAVGYETIQLEDGSLPLLIPMSEVAGRMAVQIGARLLEKPQGGKGVLLGGVPGVQPGEVVILGGGIVGTNAAKIALGLGARVTVLDRNANRLRALDDIFGGRLVTVMSDSYHIEQAVRKADLLIGAVLIPGARAPKLVKEYMVQQMAEGSVIVDVAIDQGGSIETIDRITTHENPTYVKHGVVHYAVANMPGAVARTSTLALTNVTIPYALQIANLGIHAAAVNNAALASGINVAAGYVTNPAVAQSLGYEAAGGIEVLAAAGGRG, from the coding sequence ATGATTGTCGGCGTACCCAGAGAGATCAAGAACAACGAGAATCGTGTAGCAATCACTCCAGCAGGGGTTGAAGCACTCCGCAAAGCTGGCCATGAGGTGTTCATTGAGCAATTGGCGGGTTCAGGAAGCGGCTTCGATGATAGTGAGTATCTGAATAAGGGTGCAGCAATAGTGGAGTCCGCAGCGGAAGTATGGAGTAAGTCAGATATGATTATAAAAGTAAAAGAGCCGCTGCCGGAAGAGTACGGGTATTTCCGCAAGGGGCTGATCCTGTTCACCTATCTGCATCTGGCACCGGAAGCCGGATTGACTGCAGCCCTGGTTGAGAGCGGCGTAACAGCAGTCGGCTATGAGACAATCCAGTTGGAAGACGGCTCCTTGCCGCTGCTCATTCCAATGAGCGAGGTGGCCGGACGGATGGCCGTTCAGATCGGAGCCCGGCTATTGGAGAAGCCGCAAGGAGGCAAAGGCGTGCTGCTCGGCGGTGTTCCCGGTGTGCAGCCGGGTGAGGTAGTGATCCTGGGTGGAGGCATTGTGGGCACCAACGCGGCCAAGATTGCGCTTGGCTTGGGGGCGAGAGTTACCGTGCTGGACCGGAATGCGAACCGGCTCCGGGCTCTTGATGATATTTTTGGCGGGCGTCTGGTTACCGTCATGTCTGATTCGTATCACATCGAACAAGCTGTGCGCAAAGCGGATCTGCTGATCGGTGCCGTACTGATTCCAGGTGCCCGGGCACCCAAGCTGGTAAAAGAGTACATGGTGCAGCAAATGGCGGAAGGCTCCGTTATTGTGGATGTTGCAATTGATCAGGGCGGTTCCATAGAAACCATTGACCGGATCACTACCCACGAAAATCCCACCTATGTGAAGCATGGAGTTGTCCATTATGCTGTAGCGAATATGCCGGGAGCAGTGGCCCGGACCTCGACCCTTGCACTCACGAATGTGACCATTCCCTATGCACTGCAGATCGCCAATCTGGGCATTCATGCGGCGGCGGTGAACAATGCGGCATTAGCCAGCGGTATTAATGTGGCCGCCGGGTATGTGACCAATCCCGCTGTGGCGCAAAGTCTCGGCTATGAAGCTGCGGGTGGCATAGAGGTGCTGGCTGCTGCCGGCGGGCGAGGCTAA
- a CDS encoding helix-turn-helix domain-containing protein — MHSIYERIEYLIKQQGLTKKAFSEQLNISTGNMGDWKRGKSTPGTHKLIEIAAFFKVSLDWLILGKQNAGTLKESGEDYFFGQIGQLNCQTDELLPKEKEFIKEYIEFTEYRKRKADGDFSHE; from the coding sequence ATGCACTCCATCTACGAACGGATTGAATATCTGATTAAACAACAAGGACTTACCAAGAAAGCTTTCTCTGAGCAGTTGAACATTAGCACGGGTAACATGGGGGACTGGAAGCGGGGCAAGTCGACACCCGGCACGCATAAGCTGATTGAGATTGCCGCATTTTTTAAGGTCAGCCTGGATTGGCTGATTCTGGGCAAGCAGAATGCAGGCACGCTGAAAGAAAGTGGAGAGGATTATTTTTTTGGCCAAATAGGGCAACTGAATTGCCAAACTGACGAGCTGCTGCCGAAAGAGAAGGAATTTATCAAGGAATATATTGAATTTACTGAGTACCGTAAGCGTAAGGCGGACGGGGATTTTTCTCATGAGTAA
- a CDS encoding helix-turn-helix domain-containing protein encodes MQSIYERIEYLIKQKGITKKSFCEQLNISTGNMGDWKRGKSTPGTHKLIEIGSFFHVSLDWLILGKKTSEMVREGSEDYFFGQLRQLNCQTDALKPEEQNFIKEYFEFTQYRKQKETEENS; translated from the coding sequence ATGCAGTCCATCTATGAGAGAATTGAATACCTGATTAAGCAAAAGGGAATTACCAAGAAATCATTCTGTGAACAGTTAAATATCAGCACAGGGAACATGGGGGATTGGAAGCGGGGCAAGTCAACACCGGGGACGCATAAGCTGATTGAGATCGGGTCCTTTTTTCATGTGAGTCTGGACTGGCTGATCCTGGGCAAAAAGACATCTGAAATGGTGCGTGAAGGTTCGGAGGATTATTTTTTTGGCCAATTGCGGCAATTGAATTGCCAAACGGATGCGCTGAAGCCGGAGGAGCAGAATTTCATTAAGGAATACTTCGAATTTACCCAATACCGGAAGCAAAAAGAAACGGAAGAAAATTCTTAA